From Methanobrevibacter ruminantium:
TTACAAAAGGATTCACATTGAAGAAAATTACCAAAAGCCAAGTCTTGTGGTTTGCAATATTCTTTGGAGGATTCCAGGCATTGATGCCTGTTTTAGGTTGGTTAGGTGGAATTCAGCTGGAATGGCTCATAACTACCTTTGCCCCTTGGATAGCATTTATCCTTCTTCTTTTGATTGGATCAAATATGATAAAGGAAAGTTTCTCCAGCGATGAAGAAGAGGATTCATCCGATAAATTTTCATTTAAGGAATTGACATTGCTTGCAATAGCTACAAGCATAGATGCATTTGCAGTTGGAATAACCTATGCAGTATTAAAAACAGATATCCTGATTCCAGTAATCATGATTGGGGTCACTGCATTCATATTTACAATAATCGGACTCTATTTAGGTAAAAAAATAGGATATTACTTTGGAGACAAGTTCGAAATACTTGGAGGAGTTATCTTAATCTTGCTTGGTGTAAAAATACTCCTCGAAGGATTAGGAATATTGATTTTATAAAAATAGTTAAATGAGCTTTAGAATATTAAAGCTCAAAATCTTTTTTTAATAATAATTAGAGATCTAAAACGAATTTTTGTCCGCTTTCTTTCTTAAGACGTTCAATCTCTTCCTTTTGATGCCTTATAGCATAATCATTATAAGGCTTAGGAGATAATGTATGTCCATCATACTCCAATTTATAAATAACATACTCATCAGTATCTAAAGAAATAGTGTCCTCAGCGGATTTTAATTCAATAGCATTCAATTCTTCCATAATTGATTGATACTCTTTTTCTTCCTGTTGAATGAGCTCATCCAAATCCCTTTTTTGCATGGATTGATTAAGCTGCATGCCTAATCCAATCATTCCATTGACTTCCTTTCCACCAATCTCAAATACAGACACTCTTATATGTTCCATTTGCTTAAGCATATGATCCAAAGTTGGTTGAGTTACAGGTTTTTCTCTTGCAGTTCCAATGATGTTTATTTCATAATCATTTTCCCAATCCTCAATTTTATAAACTGCATAATTGATATTGTCACATTTAATTTCTTTTTCTTCAGCCATATTATCACATTATTCTTAAAGATTATTAAAAGATTATTTTTAAAAATTTTCAATTAAATATTAATTTCTAATTACTAAATAAAATAATTTACCTTAATTTCTTAAAAATATCCTTAAAATATGTTAAATTTTAAATATAAGATTAAATATAAAGATTAATATTAGTATATATTATAATATATTAAAGAATTTTTATAAGTATTTTTAATCTATTGAGTAGGAGGTTAAAATTTGGTAAAATATTGTCAAGAGTGTGGAAATGCAAGTTATGACAGTGCACCAGTTTGTGGTAACTGTGGTGCTAAACTTCCTCCAAAATCTGAAGCAAATGCTAGACATCCTAAGTTAGAAGGAAAATTCAAACCAGGAGTAATCACTAGCACAAATGATTCAATATTCTCCGGCAGTTCATCTAGCTTTGGAAAAGGATTATCTAGCAAGTTAGGAAGCTTCGATTTAAGTAAATTTAGTAGTGTTTCTAGAGAGAAAGAACAAAAAAGTCACACTCAAGCTCAAAGTACTAAACCTTCATTCAGCAAAACTGCAACTGAAGGATTCAAGCAAAAAGATAAGGGAATCAAAGACCCTGCTAAGAAATTCAGTTCTGCAAAAACTGAAAAGATCACTAGGGAAATTAAAAAGGAAATCCCTAAGAAAGATAAAATTAAAATTCCTAAAAAAGAGAAGAAAGCTGAACCTAAAGTCACTAAAAAATCAGACGGCGGTTCCAACCTAAACATTAGAAAAATTGCAATTGTTGCAATACTTGCAATAATCATTCTATTGATTGCAGGAATTGGACTTAATGGACTACAAAACCAAACCACTGATGAAGTTAAGAACTATTCAGATGGAATAATCAGTTTTGATTACTCTGGAAACTGGTCCATGTACAACAATACCGATGGAAACAGCAATTCCAGCGATATTGCATTTAAAACTAAAGACAACACATTAATTGGATTCACTACAATTCAAAGTGATGACATTACCTATGAAAAGATCATAAGTGACATTAACGCAACATCACAATCCTTAAATGGGGAGGTCTTAGATGCTGAAACTGTTGATATAGGTGGAATTCCATCCTTGAGAATGACAATCAGCACTGCAGACCAAGGATATTCAAGATACTACTGTACCTTACGTGATGGAGTGTACTACAGCTTTGTCATAAACAATGGAAAATCAAGTAATCAAGACATAAGCGCTTTGAATACAACTGAAATCCAAAATATGATTAATAGTATTAGTTTTCAAACAACAGAAATTGATGCAGCAGACGGTGCAGAAATAGCTTAAAACTAATCTATTAATTTTTTTATTTTTAACTTCCGCTTAAAAATAAATATTTTTTCTTTTTTATTTTTCTTAATTTTTTTATTTTTTAATTTTATAATTTTTAAATATTAACCTATTTTTAATTTTTATCATTAACTATCGAGGAAACAAACATGAATTCAATCAAAATAGCTCTTTGTCAAATGAATGTGGTGGACAATAAGGAAAAGAATATAGAAAAAGCCATTCAAATGATTAAGGAATCAAAAGAGCAAGGAGCAGATTTGGCTGTTCTTCCTGAAATGTTTAACTGCCCATATGAAAATGAGAAATTCATAGAATATGCTGAAGAACTGGAGAATAGTCAAACCTTAAAGGAAATAGCTAAGATTGCAAAAGAAGAGAACATTCATGTTTTGGCAGGATCCATACCTGAACTTGAAAGAGATGATGAAAATGAAACAGAATCAATATACAACACTGCAGTTTTCTTTGACAATGATGGGAAACAATTAGGAAAGCATAGGAAAATGCACCTATTTGACATTGATGTTAAAGGAAAAATCTATTTCAAGGAATCAGACACATTAAGTGCAGGAAATGAATTCACAATTATAAAGACAGATTCGGCAAGATTTGGAATCGGAATCTGCTATGACATAAGATTTGTGGAGCTGTCAAGAATCATGGCATTGAATGGTGTTGAAATACTAATTTTCCCAGGGGCTTTCAATTTGACAACAGGCCCTACACATTGGGAACTCTTATTTAGATCAAGAGCATTGGACAATCAAGTTTATGCAATTGGAGTTGCACCAGCACTTGATGAGAATGCAAGCTATAACTCATATGGACATTCCATAGCAGTAAATCCATGGGGAGAAGTGATTGAAGAATTGGATTACAGTGAAGAATTAAAAATCGTTGTAATAGATTTGGATGAAATAAAAAGGATAAGAGAAGAGATTCCTGTTTTAAAGAACAGAAGAACTGATTTATACGAAATAAAGAAAAAATAGATAAGATAAAATATGTTCATGAAATAAACATGAAATTTCATGAAAAATAAAAATTATAAAAATAGGCACTAATTTTAAAAAAAATATTAAAAAAGAGAAAACAAATTAATAAAAATAATAAAAATAATTAAAATTTATCTTAATTTATTTTTTAATTTTATTTTAATTTTGCTAATCTCTTTTCAAAGTAAGCTAATTTTTTCTCAGTATCAGCAAACACTTCACATGCTGTTTCCAAGACTCTTACTTCATTGTCATAATCATTTTCCTTTCTATAGAGAACACATAATCTTTTATATGGAGCATCTTTTGGCTGTTTTGATTCAACATACCTTTCATATTCCTTAATTGCCTTTTTAAGATTTGCCGCTTCCATTTCCTTAATGGTGCTCATAGGAATGACTTTAACAATAGCTTTTCCAGAGGCCTTTGCCTTTTTCCTTTTTTCAGCTTTTTTAATTGCCTTATTACAGGATTTCTTGAAGTCCTTGTCATCCTCATTCTTTCTTGCCTGTTTGATGAGCTTAATGGATTCATCACTTCCTAAATCTCCTAAAGCTTGAACTGCAGCTAACTTTACACCCCAATCCTCATCTTCAAGACATTTTGCAATGCTATCCAATTCATCTTCAGCTTGAAGTTCACCTAAAGCCCTTACAGCAACTTTTCTAACACCGAAATCCTCATCATCAAGGGATTCTACGAAATAAGGAATTACCTTTGCATCTTCAGTTTCCTTAAGCGCAAACGCTAAAAATCGTTTATCCTTTCCTTCTGCATTTGCAAACTCTTCAATCAATTTATCTACAGCCACATCTCCCATATTACCTAAGATTTCTGCAGCTTTAAAACGCACTTGAGCATTTTCATCTTTAGTAGCTTGAATCAAATGATCGATAATAGATTCATCATTCACCTTTTCCAAACTTGCTATAGCTGATTTTCTAGTCGCTACATCTTCATCCTTCAATGCTTCAATAGCTTCTT
This genomic window contains:
- a CDS encoding carbon-nitrogen hydrolase family protein, with product MNSIKIALCQMNVVDNKEKNIEKAIQMIKESKEQGADLAVLPEMFNCPYENEKFIEYAEELENSQTLKEIAKIAKEENIHVLAGSIPELERDDENETESIYNTAVFFDNDGKQLGKHRKMHLFDIDVKGKIYFKESDTLSAGNEFTIIKTDSARFGIGICYDIRFVELSRIMALNGVEILIFPGAFNLTTGPTHWELLFRSRALDNQVYAIGVAPALDENASYNSYGHSIAVNPWGEVIEELDYSEELKIVVIDLDEIKRIREEIPVLKNRRTDLYEIKKK
- a CDS encoding HEAT repeat domain-containing protein, with the translated sequence MVGNLSIEEAIEALKDEDVATRKSAIASLEKVNDESIIDHLIQATKDENAQVRFKAAEILGNMGDVAVDKLIEEFANAEGKDKRFLAFALKETEDAKVIPYFVESLDDEDFGVRKVAVRALGELQAEDELDSIAKCLEDEDWGVKLAAVQALGDLGSDESIKLIKQARKNEDDKDFKKSCNKAIKKAEKRKKAKASGKAIVKVIPMSTIKEMEAANLKKAIKEYERYVESKQPKDAPYKRLCVLYRKENDYDNEVRVLETACEVFADTEKKLAYFEKRLAKLK
- a CDS encoding manganese efflux pump MntP, translating into MDFISTLLIAIALAMDAFSVSLTKGFTLKKITKSQVLWFAIFFGGFQALMPVLGWLGGIQLEWLITTFAPWIAFILLLLIGSNMIKESFSSDEEEDSSDKFSFKELTLLAIATSIDAFAVGITYAVLKTDILIPVIMIGVTAFIFTIIGLYLGKKIGYYFGDKFEILGGVILILLGVKILLEGLGILIL